One segment of Paenibacillus rhizovicinus DNA contains the following:
- a CDS encoding TetR/AcrR family transcriptional regulator codes for MANQEDPRVMRTRQLIRGAFRDLLQRKGFETITIKDIAQKATVNRATFYAHFEDKFALLDEITEQAFHERLPEQVANAQEFTDEICNQLILMTHQYIVDFYRICRMDSKSMATLVDDKIKKMLQQTIERIFMKGDTSHGADRRHIKVMAAMTGASIYSAAHYWLTVEDTNRVEVLVDIVRPYVMNGLRL; via the coding sequence ATGGCAAATCAGGAAGATCCGAGGGTAATGCGCACACGGCAGTTAATTAGAGGAGCATTCAGAGACTTGCTGCAAAGAAAAGGATTTGAAACAATCACCATCAAGGATATCGCTCAGAAAGCTACCGTCAACCGTGCCACCTTTTATGCCCATTTTGAAGATAAATTTGCTTTGCTTGACGAAATCACGGAACAGGCCTTTCATGAGAGGCTTCCAGAGCAAGTGGCGAATGCGCAGGAATTTACTGACGAAATATGTAACCAGCTCATCTTGATGACGCACCAATACATCGTGGATTTTTATCGGATCTGCAGAATGGATTCCAAGTCGATGGCTACGCTTGTCGATGACAAAATAAAAAAAATGCTGCAGCAAACGATAGAAAGAATTTTCATGAAAGGGGATACCTCCCACGGGGCGGACAGGCGTCATATCAAAGTCATGGCGGCCATGACCGGCGCATCCATCTATAGCGCTGCGCATTATTGGTTAACTGTCGAGGATACTAATCGAGTCGAGGTGCTTGTAGACATCGTTCGGCCCTATGTAATGAACGGCTTGAGGCTGTAA
- a CDS encoding glycosyltransferase family 4 protein — translation MDKPKVAFVTPGTFPLPSLNSSSVERVVEKTVPLLVPHVEAHIYGRISRSLGKRGNVGGAAIERFPAANKQRYIKCVKRAVGKLRPDVLQVENRPRYVLKLKQLKPSRPIWLNLHSNTFIRERAIPLRTLSKCFHAAERIIVNSEFLREDAASRVPACADKLRVVYPGVDVERFPSQYSAAGALQRAELRTKRKWLGRSVVLFMGRLQEIKGVHHLLKLMPQLIKEHPSVLLVIVGGAFYGSYRTTAYVRQLHRIGRSMKGHVVFVPYVPYSEVPSWFLGADVAVVPSGNREAFGLVNVEAMACGLPVVATRAGGMKEIIDHGVTGYMVDPEHVVAEMRSRLLELLCNDQLRREMGLQSRQRVEQHFTWQHSANRWLELLSER, via the coding sequence ATGGATAAACCCAAAGTCGCATTTGTGACGCCGGGTACGTTTCCTCTGCCGTCCCTGAATAGCAGCTCCGTCGAGCGTGTCGTGGAAAAGACCGTGCCGCTGCTCGTTCCGCATGTCGAAGCGCATATTTACGGGCGTATCAGCCGTTCGCTCGGCAAGCGGGGCAACGTTGGCGGTGCGGCGATCGAACGATTCCCGGCGGCTAACAAGCAGCGCTACATCAAATGCGTGAAACGCGCGGTCGGCAAGCTTCGGCCCGACGTGCTGCAGGTGGAAAACCGTCCCCGTTACGTGCTTAAGCTGAAGCAGCTGAAGCCTTCGAGGCCAATCTGGTTGAATCTGCACTCCAACACCTTTATCCGGGAGCGGGCGATTCCGCTTCGGACCTTGTCCAAATGTTTTCATGCGGCTGAACGCATTATCGTCAATAGCGAATTTCTGAGAGAAGATGCGGCGAGTCGCGTGCCGGCGTGCGCGGATAAGCTGAGGGTCGTCTACCCCGGGGTGGACGTAGAACGGTTTCCGTCCCAGTATTCGGCTGCCGGGGCCTTGCAGCGCGCGGAGCTCCGTACGAAGCGGAAATGGCTCGGGCGCAGCGTCGTGCTGTTCATGGGCCGGCTGCAGGAAATCAAAGGCGTGCATCATCTGCTCAAGCTGATGCCGCAGCTCATAAAAGAACATCCGTCGGTGCTGCTCGTGATCGTTGGCGGCGCATTCTACGGTTCGTACCGGACCACGGCTTACGTTCGCCAGCTTCATCGGATAGGGCGGTCGATGAAAGGGCATGTGGTTTTCGTCCCGTACGTGCCTTATTCCGAAGTGCCGAGCTGGTTTCTCGGAGCCGATGTTGCGGTCGTTCCGTCCGGGAACCGGGAGGCGTTCGGACTCGTGAACGTGGAGGCGATGGCTTGCGGCCTGCCGGTCGTCGCGACCCGCGCTGGCGGGATGAAGGAGATCATCGACCATGGCGTGACAGGTTACATGGTGGATCCCGAGCATGTCGTAGCGGAGATGCGCTCGCGTCTGCTGGAACTCTTATGCAACGACCAGCTGCGTCGGGAAATGGGCCTGCAGAGCCGCCAACGGGTGGAGCAGCACTTCACGTGGCAGCACTCCGCGAACCGCTGGCTGGAGCTTTTGTCGGAGAGGTAA
- a CDS encoding DEAD/DEAH box helicase: MTFEQLQLIPPILKALAKENYKQPTPIQTQAIPPVLAGRDLFGCAQTGTGKTAAFLLPILQLLGAKQDRPNGKRVIRSLILTPTRELAIQIADNCKAYGRFMNLRSAVIVGGVSQKAQEQELAQGTDILIATPGRLIDLMNQGFADLRHVQILVLDEADRMLDMGFIHDMKRIIAKLPAKRQTLFFSATLPNEIKSLVDSLLTNPVKIEITPVSSTAERIRQSLYFVDKPNKLPLLIDLLQDKSIGSALVFTRTKRGADRVVRGLTKAQIAAQAIHGDKSQTARQTALNNFKNGVTRLLVATDIAARGIDIDELSHVINYNLPNIPETYVHRIGRTGRAGLSGIAISFCEHEEIPFLKDIEKVIKQRVPVIKDHPYPMTMTEPAPATAVAAKAGRAPSATGASRGHSGGTGRNVAGGRSVAAGRSDDAGSGGTGGSGGRHRRRRPKAGK, translated from the coding sequence ATGACATTCGAACAATTGCAACTTATTCCACCTATTCTTAAAGCGTTGGCCAAAGAAAATTATAAGCAGCCGACGCCCATTCAAACGCAGGCGATTCCGCCGGTGCTGGCCGGTCGCGACTTGTTCGGCTGTGCCCAGACGGGAACAGGCAAGACGGCGGCATTCTTGCTGCCCATCCTGCAGCTGCTGGGAGCCAAGCAGGATCGACCGAACGGCAAACGCGTCATTCGCTCGCTGATATTGACGCCGACGAGGGAACTGGCTATTCAGATTGCCGATAATTGCAAAGCATACGGGCGCTTCATGAACCTGCGCAGCGCCGTCATCGTGGGCGGCGTCTCGCAGAAGGCGCAGGAGCAGGAGCTCGCTCAAGGCACGGACATTCTAATTGCCACGCCTGGCCGGCTCATCGATCTGATGAATCAAGGGTTCGCGGACCTGCGGCATGTACAGATTCTGGTACTGGACGAAGCCGACCGCATGCTCGACATGGGCTTCATTCATGACATGAAGCGCATCATCGCCAAGCTGCCCGCCAAACGGCAGACGCTGTTCTTCTCGGCGACGCTGCCGAACGAGATCAAATCGCTGGTAGACTCGCTGCTGACGAATCCGGTGAAAATCGAGATTACGCCCGTCTCCTCGACGGCAGAACGGATCCGGCAATCGCTTTATTTCGTGGATAAGCCGAATAAACTGCCGCTGCTGATCGATCTCCTGCAGGACAAGTCGATCGGCAGCGCGCTCGTATTCACCCGCACGAAACGCGGCGCGGATCGGGTGGTTCGCGGCCTGACGAAGGCGCAGATCGCCGCGCAGGCGATTCATGGGGACAAGTCGCAGACCGCCCGCCAAACGGCGTTGAATAATTTCAAGAACGGCGTGACGCGCTTGCTGGTAGCGACGGACATCGCGGCCCGGGGCATCGACATCGACGAGCTGTCGCATGTGATCAACTATAACCTGCCGAATATTCCGGAGACGTACGTGCATCGGATCGGCCGGACCGGCCGGGCGGGATTAAGCGGGATTGCGATTTCGTTCTGCGAGCACGAAGAAATTCCGTTCCTGAAGGACATCGAGAAAGTGATCAAGCAGCGGGTTCCGGTCATTAAGGATCATCCGTATCCGATGACCATGACGGAGCCTGCTCCCGCGACAGCTGTGGCGGCCAAGGCCGGCAGAGCGCCTTCAGCAACGGGCGCTTCGCGCGGCCATAGCGGCGGCACCGGTCGGAACGTCGCCGGCGGACGGAGCGTCGCCGCCGGTCGGAGCGATGATGCCGGAAGTGGAGGAACTGGCGGTTCCGGCGGCCGCCATCGCAGAAGGCGGCCCAAAGCCGGCAAGTGA
- a CDS encoding 2-dehydropantoate 2-reductase N-terminal domain-containing protein, whose product MIFGAGVIGSVYALRLAQSGLDVTILARGKRLEALRREGLKYNDNGTIKQLSIKTIEKLENDDCYDFILVPVRYDQAESALSAIKDNWSKNIVTLTNTIGYDSWLEIVGDRLLPGFPGAGGDIKQGVLYAQFGSEKHQGTIFGEINGLTTERVKELAQIFESVNLHYEIQENIRAFHISHTALAIVNKHFYTNDGMVDIGTARSASTLSKIAAAIKQNIRLVEQAGIPVIPPETKAMGEMSDNDIISRYRQMLSNDFIIDVKLGNHAVSQKAEIMLLDEMFHKMTSIRR is encoded by the coding sequence TTGATATTTGGCGCCGGCGTAATTGGCAGTGTATATGCACTTCGCTTAGCGCAGTCGGGATTAGACGTTACTATATTAGCACGAGGAAAGAGACTGGAGGCGCTGAGAAGGGAAGGATTGAAATATAACGATAATGGAACCATCAAGCAATTATCGATCAAGACAATCGAAAAACTTGAGAACGATGATTGTTATGATTTTATTTTGGTCCCGGTCAGATATGATCAGGCCGAATCTGCCCTGTCCGCGATCAAGGATAATTGGAGCAAGAACATCGTCACTTTGACCAACACCATAGGATACGACTCTTGGCTTGAAATCGTGGGCGATCGCTTACTTCCGGGATTCCCGGGCGCCGGTGGAGATATTAAACAAGGTGTTCTATACGCTCAGTTTGGCTCCGAGAAACATCAAGGAACCATTTTTGGTGAAATAAATGGACTGACGACCGAAAGAGTGAAAGAGCTTGCCCAAATCTTCGAATCGGTGAATTTGCATTATGAAATCCAGGAAAATATTCGGGCGTTCCATATTTCGCATACTGCGTTGGCTATCGTCAACAAGCATTTCTATACGAATGACGGAATGGTGGACATCGGGACGGCAAGAAGCGCAAGCACGCTAAGCAAGATCGCCGCAGCTATTAAACAAAACATTCGCCTGGTAGAGCAAGCCGGAATTCCGGTAATCCCGCCCGAAACGAAAGCGATGGGAGAAATGTCTGACAACGATATTATTTCCCGTTACCGCCAGATGCTGAGCAATGACTTCATAATTGATGTAAAGCTTGGGAATCATGCCGTCAGCCAAAAAGCCGAGATCATGTTATTAGACGAGATGTTTCACAAAATGACTTCCATCCGGCGATGA
- a CDS encoding copper amine oxidase N-terminal domain-containing protein, translating into MNMNKFTMAVVGATLLASSLAGGSSAIAAEKAKITKVDMPIKLLYNARQLPTDVQPESVNGTTLVPLRVVSDKLGGKLTLTGKNIRIVKGKSTLSLTIGASTASINGKTTRLAVPVKVVKGRTLVPLRVVSEGLGVAVEWDSILQFVWIGSKDVPNIRDIRQPVDFEPYLTYFNDSDFLAKSGMGIYERTYIVDASDLPYKDDVMTTYRMDLAHDQNNHLYLQTIVNTRASMAPSYYYLSKQKPVVAYGLNYLTKIPKKGIHFYYNDTSKIGGTLNSLKKYEYFDVRKGLIVNSKEMAKVMMKNPWR; encoded by the coding sequence ATGAACATGAACAAATTTACGATGGCTGTGGTTGGCGCGACACTTTTAGCTAGTAGTTTGGCTGGTGGAAGTTCGGCCATTGCTGCGGAAAAAGCAAAGATTACAAAGGTAGATATGCCCATTAAGCTGCTCTACAACGCGCGCCAACTACCGACTGACGTGCAACCAGAGAGTGTAAATGGGACGACTCTAGTACCCCTGCGTGTTGTATCGGACAAGCTTGGCGGCAAGCTAACGCTGACGGGAAAGAATATCCGCATTGTGAAGGGGAAGAGTACCCTCTCACTTACGATAGGAGCGTCGACAGCATCGATTAACGGCAAAACGACCAGGCTGGCTGTGCCGGTGAAGGTGGTTAAGGGGAGGACGTTGGTGCCGCTGCGTGTGGTGAGTGAGGGGTTGGGTGTCGCGGTTGAGTGGGACAGTATATTGCAGTTTGTATGGATTGGCAGTAAAGACGTGCCTAATATAAGGGACATTAGGCAACCAGTTGATTTCGAACCATATCTGACTTATTTCAATGATTCCGACTTTTTGGCGAAAAGTGGAATGGGGATATATGAGAGAACCTATATAGTGGATGCATCCGATTTACCATATAAAGATGATGTGATGACAACTTATCGTATGGATCTTGCACATGATCAAAATAATCATCTTTATTTGCAAACGATCGTGAATACTCGTGCTTCAATGGCACCATCTTACTATTATCTTTCAAAACAAAAACCTGTTGTTGCATATGGATTGAATTACCTAACAAAAATACCTAAAAAAGGAATTCACTTTTACTATAACGATACGAGTAAAATCGGCGGTACGTTGAATAGCTTAAAAAAATATGAGTATTTCGATGTTCGAAAGGGACTCATAGTAAATAGCAAAGAGATGGCTAAGGTTATGATGAAAAATCCATGGAGGTAA
- the asd gene encoding archaetidylserine decarboxylase (Phosphatidylserine decarboxylase is synthesized as a single chain precursor. Generation of the pyruvoyl active site from a Ser is coupled to cleavage of a Gly-Ser bond between the larger (beta) and smaller (alpha chains). It is an integral membrane protein.) — protein MTKWLLRSMTELSSRKWISRITGRFAQSPASRHFIPRFARMYGIAVQEAEKQLHEYSTLNEFFTRRLKPGARPVNSDPNALVSPVDALITGCGPIEQGTIVNVKGQDYTIEELLNHSPRTENYKNGYYMVLYLSPTDYHRIHTPIAGTIVEREHVPGKVYPVNDFGLRHMRRVLSRNERLITYMRHSSAETAIVKVGAMNVSSIKYVQPLRDKMERGDDLAYFEFGSTVVLLTEDDSFFPRADLKTGLKVRMGEKLGTLAEQ, from the coding sequence ATGACCAAATGGCTGCTCCGATCCATGACCGAGCTTAGCTCGCGCAAATGGATTTCGCGCATAACGGGCCGATTCGCCCAATCGCCCGCCAGCCGGCATTTTATTCCCAGGTTCGCCCGCATGTACGGCATTGCTGTCCAGGAAGCCGAGAAACAACTGCATGAATATAGCACGCTGAACGAATTTTTCACGAGACGATTGAAACCCGGTGCCCGGCCGGTCAATTCGGATCCGAACGCGCTTGTCAGTCCCGTCGACGCGCTTATTACAGGCTGCGGCCCTATCGAGCAAGGAACGATCGTGAATGTCAAAGGACAGGATTACACGATCGAGGAGCTGCTGAACCACTCGCCGCGCACGGAGAATTACAAAAACGGCTACTATATGGTCCTTTATTTAAGCCCGACCGATTACCACCGCATACATACGCCAATCGCCGGCACGATCGTGGAACGCGAGCATGTGCCGGGTAAAGTATATCCTGTCAACGATTTCGGCCTCCGCCATATGCGCCGGGTGCTCAGCCGCAACGAACGGCTCATCACCTACATGCGCCATTCTAGCGCGGAGACGGCCATCGTCAAAGTCGGCGCCATGAACGTCAGCAGCATCAAGTACGTGCAGCCGCTGCGCGACAAGATGGAACGGGGCGACGATCTCGCCTATTTCGAATTCGGCTCCACCGTCGTGCTGCTCACCGAGGACGACAGCTTCTTCCCTCGCGCCGATTTGAAAACCGGCTTGAAAGTACGCATGGGCGAGAAGCTCGGTACGCTGGCCGAGCAATAA